TCTTGGCCTGGCCGACCTGGACGTCGAGCGGGCCCTCCTGGACCTCACCGCCGACCGGGGCTCCCGCCATGACGCCGAGGGAGGCGGAGGGCAACCCGGCCGGGACGACGCCGGGCCGTGACGAAGGTTGGGGGCTAGACGGTGGCTCGGGCATGGCGGGTTCTCGGGTCGAGACCGGCGTAGAGGAGGTCGACAAGAAGGTTGACGAGGACGAAGCCGACGGCGACGACCAGCACCGTGCCTTGGACGATGCCGTAGTCGCGGGCGTAGATCGAGTTGAGCGTCAAGAGCCCGATGCCCGGCAGCTGGAAGATGAGCTCGACGATGAACACGCCCCCGATGAGGGTTCCGATATTGATCCCCGCCACCGTGACCAGAGCGAACGTGGACGGCCGAAACGCATGGCGCAGCAGGATGTGCGAGGTGGGCAGCCCCTTCGCCCTCGCCATGGTGATGAAGTCCTCCCTCAGGGTGGCGATCATGTCGGTCCGCAGTACCCGCATGTAGACGGCCAGGGAGCCGAGACCGAGTGTCAGGGACGGAAGGATGATCGATTTGAGGTTCTGGCCGAGATCCTGGGTGAGCGGGGTGTATCCCGTCGCCGGGAATATGTGGAAGGTCACGGCAAACAGGTAGACGAGAAGGACCCCGAGGATGAAGGCGGGGATCGCCAAGAGACCGAACGCGACACCGGTGGACAGCTGATCGAACACGCCGTCGGGTCGCAGGGCGGCGAGTATTCCGACGGGGATGGCCACGATCAGGGCGATGAGCTGCGACACGATGAGCAGCTCCACGGTGATCGGCAGCGCCTGCTGGATGGCTTTGCCTACTGTTTGTCCGTTGAG
The sequence above is drawn from the Acidimicrobiales bacterium genome and encodes:
- a CDS encoding ABC transporter permease; this encodes MVFVAKRLLLAIVVLFVVTLLSFVLLHNLPGDPCIARLGASATTNGLAQCRHQLGLDQSLPAQYVQYLDHSLHGNLGVSYLNGQTVGKAIQQALPITVELLIVSQLIALIVAIPVGILAALRPDGVFDQLSTGVAFGLLAIPAFILGVLLVYLFAVTFHIFPATGYTPLTQDLGQNLKSIILPSLTLGLGSLAVYMRVLRTDMIATLREDFITMARAKGLPTSHILLRHAFRPSTFALVTVAGINIGTLIGGVFIVELIFQLPGIGLLTLNSIYARDYGIVQGTVLVVAVGFVLVNLLVDLLYAGLDPRTRHARATV